A genomic window from Aethina tumida isolate Nest 87 chromosome 4, icAetTumi1.1, whole genome shotgun sequence includes:
- the LOC109603056 gene encoding mediator of RNA polymerase II transcription subunit 20, with product MGVTVLHQFPVDNRTGPATIELLQKRIVALGAVQQGQFLVDCETFTSVPQLGHQRTVHVLHNSEQPATVFSLLDTGTKTIPLATDGLFDLLMMKMSSFYTSKKQTKAESKGPRYEIGDFCVKLGTVTVSANFKGVLVEVEYRPCIVPGMCWELMREFLQGFLGSSVPNTPPVYLQSKMQDVYSPIDTIHQYLEHFTIFRKSVAGLRP from the coding sequence ATGGGTGTCACTGTTTTACATCAATTCCCGGTGGATAACAGAACGGGGCCGGCGACAATAGAATTACTACAGAAACGTATTGTGGCGCTGGGCGCGGTGCAACAGGGTCAGTTCTTGGTCGACTGCGAGACGTTCACATCGGTACCACAGTTGGGTCATCAGCGAACGGTACACGTTCTACACAATTCTGAACAGCCGGCCACGGTGTTCTCGCTGTTGGACACGGGTACCAAAACAATTCCGTTGGCCACAGACGGATTATTTGATTTACTCATGATGAAAATGAGCAGTTTCTATACGTCGAAAAAACAAACGAAGGCAGAATCGAAAGGACCGCGTTACGAAATTGGAGATTTTTGTGTGAAATTGGGCACAGTGACGGTCAGCGCCAATTTCAAAGGCGTACTGGTTGAAGTAGAGTATCGCCCTTGTATCGTGCCGGGAATGTGTTGGGAATTAATGCGAGAATTTTTACAAGGCTTTTTGGGATCATCAGTGCCGAACACTCCTCCAGTCTATTTGCAAAGTAAAATGCAAGATGTTTATTCACCTATTGACACCATTCATCAGTATTTAGAACACTTtacaatatttagaaaaagtgTCGCAGGATTAAGaccataa
- the LOC109603039 gene encoding radial spoke head 10 homolog B isoform X1: protein MSKQKGRSHESLVSKNPTNNECISDKSEVEAPSIQTRKEFTDAFFFAMFETIIKSREVRPSIDITMMGREMMEHETETIAAGAVSFKFLMEESMIIPIPTNEETIDSIRLSKDSRKSFDNSIIRNSESDKEDSTLVSGEKLEFTNGNKYTGKIKNGLMHGKGLFTWNDGSQYKGQFCEGFPCGMGKMCLPDMSVYLGNFWRGEFHGFGTLNVTGTKMIYSGNWSDGKKHGRGWLLHEPDNFYEGMWSNNFRHGYGFRSYKDGGKYKGNWKEGLRSGKGTMLYSNNDYYKGEWSDGVPHGYGEYTWNTYLNTRLVVPVLNYYKGSWEKGMRHGAGEMNFGSETGARMAGIWVNNLKHGPGVMISKLGQRVERLALFLNDKPASQNQKSSSANPVLGRRSNEKTNKDGAGPDLIKEINQNRTSKLSDVSESQRAYMRSVEKDMLRNSVCQNMNHLRELYRKYATIATDEDFEEMDVLLIRLFLWQLLRDVEIYRGGKSLIEIDKFLAQNPDLLIEDPHDPFEPIYFWQFIQIVFALACHFYKVGLLQSVVPRGPICASIFKAFLHNEVLVKIANPTGIALREYRDLVPIYRVYALYLCVGEAHTAKQFLNKVCVKKATEPSCYCPLFDETSADSYEKPPVNGLNAFPFDHTLDYLIIDLKLGERPQIKDPLMKEDDFRNTLNALRFLRPRRVVQCLTTVCPLIKKKDLIVNMEYKLCFLEFYEVFLLCAKTLVEGKLVQKFGKLETGVDKPKSEPVIAVPSRNDAVKKKKKGTK, encoded by the exons ATGTCCAAGCAAAAAGGAAGATCGCACGAATCGCTCGTTTCGAAAAATCCAACAAACAACGAATGCATTTCGGACAAGTCAGAAGTCGAAGCACCTTCTATTCAAACCAGAAAAGAATTTACTGATGCGTTTTTCTTTGCCATGTTCGAAACGATCATAAAAAGTCGCGAAGTGCGCCCGAGCATCGATATAACTATGATGGGCAGAGAAATGATGGAGCATGAAACCGAAACTATCGCTGCCGGAGCggttagttttaaatttttaatggagGAGTCCATGATCATTCCGATACCAACCAACGAAGAGACTATCGACTCCATCCGATTGAGCAAGGACTCGAGAAAAAGCTTCGACAATTCTATCATAA gaaACTCGGAGAGCGACAAAGAGGACTCAACCTTGGTAAGTGGAGAGAAATTGGAATTCACTAACGGCAACAAATACAccggtaaaataaaaaacggtCTGATGCACGGCAAAGGTCTGTTTACATGGAACGATGGTTCTCAGTATAAAGGGCAATTTTGTGAGGGATTTCCATGCGGAATGGGAAAAATGTGTTTGCCGGATATGTCCGTTTATCTCGGTAACTTTTGGCGGGGCGAGTTTCACGGATTCGGCACGTTAAACGTTACCGGTACCAAAATGATTTACAGCGGTAACTGGAGTGACGGTAAGAAACATG GACGCGGTTGGCTGTTGCACGAACCTGACAATTTTTACGAGGGTATGTGGTCAAATAACTTCCGACACGGATACGGATTTAGGAGCTACAAAGATGGAGGGAAGTACAAAGGAAATTGGAAGGAAGGACTGAGGTCGGGAAAAGGAACGATGTTGTATTCGAACAACGAC TATTACAAAGGAGAGTGGAGTGACGGTGTGCCCCACGGTTACGGAGAATACACGTGGAACACGTATTTGAACACGCGTCTCGTCGTGCCCGTGTTGAACTATTACAAAGGCAGTTGGGAAAAGGGCATGAGGCACGGAGCAGGGGAAATGAATTTCGGCAGCGAAACCGGCGCGAGGATGGCCGGAATATGGGTGAACAACTTGAAACATGGTCCGGGAGTTATGATCTCCAAGTTGGGGCAACGGGTGGAGAGGTTGGCTTTGTTTCTGAACGACAAACCGGCATCGCAGAATCAAAAGAGCTCCAGCGCTAATCCGGTGCTCGGTCGCCGTTCGAACGAGAAGACCAATAAGGACGGTGCCGGTCCGGATCTGATCAAGGAGATCAACCAAAA tcGAACATCGAAACTTTCGGACGTTTCCGAATCACAGAGGGCCTACATGAGATCGGTGGAGAAGGATATGCTAAGAAATTCCGTGTGTCAAAACATGAATCATTTGAGAGAGTTGTACAGAAAATACGCAACCATCGCAACCGACGAAGACTTTGAAGAAATGGACGTGTTGCTCATCCGTCTGTTTCTGTGGCAGTTGTTGAGGGACGTCGAGATTTATCGGGGAGGCAAATCACTGATCGAAATCGACAAATTTCTCGCCCAAAATCCGGATTTGCTGATTGAAGATCCGCACGATCCGTTCGAACCGATTTATTTTTGGCAGTTTATACAAATCGTTTTCGCTTTGGCCTGTCATTTTTACAAGGTCGGTCTTTTGCAATCTGTTGTTCCTCGCGGACCGATTTGTGCATCGATATTCAAAGCGTTTCTGCACAACGAAGTGTTGGTTAAAATTGCGAATCCAACAG GTATCGCGTTAAGAGAGTACAGAGATTTGGTACCCATTTACAGGGTGTATGCGTTATATTTGTGCGTGGGAGAAGCACATACGgcgaaacaatttttaaacaaggtCTGTGTCAAGAAAGCGACCGAACCTTCTTGCTATTGTCCCCTCTTCGACGAAACGTCCGCGGACTCGTACGAGAAACCGCCCGTCAATGGACTGAATGCTTTTCCTTTCGACCACACCTTGGACTATTTGATCA TCGACCTGAAGTTGGGAGAGAGGCCGCAGATTAAGGATCCGTTGATGAAAGAAGACGATTTCAGAAACACGTTGAACGCGTTACGCTTTTTACGACCGCGACGTGTGGTTCAATGTCTGACAACTGTCTGTCCTTTGATCAAGAAGAAAGATCTCATCGTCAACATGGAGTACAAGTTGTGCTTCCTCGAGTTCTACGAGGTGTTTCTGTTGTGCGCCAAAACTTTGGTGGAAGGAAAGCTCGTGCAAAAATTTGGTAAACTGGAAACGGGTGTCGATAAACCGAAATCTGAACCTGTAATTGCGGTTCCTTCGAGGAACGATGCCGtcaagaaaaagaagaaagggactaaataa
- the LOC109603039 gene encoding radial spoke head 10 homolog B isoform X2 has translation MSKQKGRSHESLVSKNPTNNECISDKSEVEAPSIQTRKEFTDAFFFAMFETIIKSREVRPSIDITMMGREMMEHETETIAAGAVSFKFLMEESMIIPIPTNEETIDSIRLSKDSRKSFDNSIIRNSESDKEDSTLVSGEKLEFTNGNKYTGKIKNGLMHGKGLFTWNDGSQYKGQFCEGFPCGMGKMCLPDMSVYLGNFWRGEFHGFGTLNVTGTKMIYSGNWSDGRGWLLHEPDNFYEGMWSNNFRHGYGFRSYKDGGKYKGNWKEGLRSGKGTMLYSNNDYYKGEWSDGVPHGYGEYTWNTYLNTRLVVPVLNYYKGSWEKGMRHGAGEMNFGSETGARMAGIWVNNLKHGPGVMISKLGQRVERLALFLNDKPASQNQKSSSANPVLGRRSNEKTNKDGAGPDLIKEINQNRTSKLSDVSESQRAYMRSVEKDMLRNSVCQNMNHLRELYRKYATIATDEDFEEMDVLLIRLFLWQLLRDVEIYRGGKSLIEIDKFLAQNPDLLIEDPHDPFEPIYFWQFIQIVFALACHFYKVGLLQSVVPRGPICASIFKAFLHNEVLVKIANPTGIALREYRDLVPIYRVYALYLCVGEAHTAKQFLNKVCVKKATEPSCYCPLFDETSADSYEKPPVNGLNAFPFDHTLDYLIIDLKLGERPQIKDPLMKEDDFRNTLNALRFLRPRRVVQCLTTVCPLIKKKDLIVNMEYKLCFLEFYEVFLLCAKTLVEGKLVQKFGKLETGVDKPKSEPVIAVPSRNDAVKKKKKGTK, from the exons ATGTCCAAGCAAAAAGGAAGATCGCACGAATCGCTCGTTTCGAAAAATCCAACAAACAACGAATGCATTTCGGACAAGTCAGAAGTCGAAGCACCTTCTATTCAAACCAGAAAAGAATTTACTGATGCGTTTTTCTTTGCCATGTTCGAAACGATCATAAAAAGTCGCGAAGTGCGCCCGAGCATCGATATAACTATGATGGGCAGAGAAATGATGGAGCATGAAACCGAAACTATCGCTGCCGGAGCggttagttttaaatttttaatggagGAGTCCATGATCATTCCGATACCAACCAACGAAGAGACTATCGACTCCATCCGATTGAGCAAGGACTCGAGAAAAAGCTTCGACAATTCTATCATAA gaaACTCGGAGAGCGACAAAGAGGACTCAACCTTGGTAAGTGGAGAGAAATTGGAATTCACTAACGGCAACAAATACAccggtaaaataaaaaacggtCTGATGCACGGCAAAGGTCTGTTTACATGGAACGATGGTTCTCAGTATAAAGGGCAATTTTGTGAGGGATTTCCATGCGGAATGGGAAAAATGTGTTTGCCGGATATGTCCGTTTATCTCGGTAACTTTTGGCGGGGCGAGTTTCACGGATTCGGCACGTTAAACGTTACCGGTACCAAAATGATTTACAGCGGTAACTGGAGTGACG GACGCGGTTGGCTGTTGCACGAACCTGACAATTTTTACGAGGGTATGTGGTCAAATAACTTCCGACACGGATACGGATTTAGGAGCTACAAAGATGGAGGGAAGTACAAAGGAAATTGGAAGGAAGGACTGAGGTCGGGAAAAGGAACGATGTTGTATTCGAACAACGAC TATTACAAAGGAGAGTGGAGTGACGGTGTGCCCCACGGTTACGGAGAATACACGTGGAACACGTATTTGAACACGCGTCTCGTCGTGCCCGTGTTGAACTATTACAAAGGCAGTTGGGAAAAGGGCATGAGGCACGGAGCAGGGGAAATGAATTTCGGCAGCGAAACCGGCGCGAGGATGGCCGGAATATGGGTGAACAACTTGAAACATGGTCCGGGAGTTATGATCTCCAAGTTGGGGCAACGGGTGGAGAGGTTGGCTTTGTTTCTGAACGACAAACCGGCATCGCAGAATCAAAAGAGCTCCAGCGCTAATCCGGTGCTCGGTCGCCGTTCGAACGAGAAGACCAATAAGGACGGTGCCGGTCCGGATCTGATCAAGGAGATCAACCAAAA tcGAACATCGAAACTTTCGGACGTTTCCGAATCACAGAGGGCCTACATGAGATCGGTGGAGAAGGATATGCTAAGAAATTCCGTGTGTCAAAACATGAATCATTTGAGAGAGTTGTACAGAAAATACGCAACCATCGCAACCGACGAAGACTTTGAAGAAATGGACGTGTTGCTCATCCGTCTGTTTCTGTGGCAGTTGTTGAGGGACGTCGAGATTTATCGGGGAGGCAAATCACTGATCGAAATCGACAAATTTCTCGCCCAAAATCCGGATTTGCTGATTGAAGATCCGCACGATCCGTTCGAACCGATTTATTTTTGGCAGTTTATACAAATCGTTTTCGCTTTGGCCTGTCATTTTTACAAGGTCGGTCTTTTGCAATCTGTTGTTCCTCGCGGACCGATTTGTGCATCGATATTCAAAGCGTTTCTGCACAACGAAGTGTTGGTTAAAATTGCGAATCCAACAG GTATCGCGTTAAGAGAGTACAGAGATTTGGTACCCATTTACAGGGTGTATGCGTTATATTTGTGCGTGGGAGAAGCACATACGgcgaaacaatttttaaacaaggtCTGTGTCAAGAAAGCGACCGAACCTTCTTGCTATTGTCCCCTCTTCGACGAAACGTCCGCGGACTCGTACGAGAAACCGCCCGTCAATGGACTGAATGCTTTTCCTTTCGACCACACCTTGGACTATTTGATCA TCGACCTGAAGTTGGGAGAGAGGCCGCAGATTAAGGATCCGTTGATGAAAGAAGACGATTTCAGAAACACGTTGAACGCGTTACGCTTTTTACGACCGCGACGTGTGGTTCAATGTCTGACAACTGTCTGTCCTTTGATCAAGAAGAAAGATCTCATCGTCAACATGGAGTACAAGTTGTGCTTCCTCGAGTTCTACGAGGTGTTTCTGTTGTGCGCCAAAACTTTGGTGGAAGGAAAGCTCGTGCAAAAATTTGGTAAACTGGAAACGGGTGTCGATAAACCGAAATCTGAACCTGTAATTGCGGTTCCTTCGAGGAACGATGCCGtcaagaaaaagaagaaagggactaaataa
- the LOC109603060 gene encoding xaa-Pro aminopeptidase ApepP translates to MPGPKNTTNLLKQLRGLMQNVSYVNESIQAYIVPSSDAHGSEYLAECDEHRAFISGFTGSAGTAIITEKEALLWTDGRYYLQASEQLDENWTLMKEGLPTTPTQGTWLSKNLPSGSRVAVDPKVYAHSTFINLQKQLETMGQKLTPVNQNLIDLIWTDRPCRPANPVKPLPLKYTGKSVGDKFAAVLKEMKEKNAKFLVLSKLDEIAWFLNLRGADITYNPVFFSYVIVTDTSYILFINPNQYNDSVEKHLVAESGDIAFQVENYDKIESFLAQAVKNLSNGFVWLSDGAPYSLTSLVPSKNLLTEITPIQLMKAVKNKAESDGMRNAHIKDAAALCCYFAWLEEQITNGQSVTEISGAQRLEQFRSQQQDFVGPSFETISSSGAHGAIIHYAPKPETDVAINASSVYLCDSGGQYLDGTTDVTRTMHLGTPTDFEKEAYTRVLKGQLKLGAAVFPTKIKGNHLDSLAREFLWEVGLDYGHGTGHGIGAYLNVHEGPMGISWRHIQDDPGLECGMFLSNEPGFYQDGQFGVRIEDIVEIVPAKTTHNFNDRGYLTFDTITLVPKQTKMIKTEMLTDKEIKQLNDYHQKCRDVVGPLLEQQGQVSAKKWLWKETEPISK, encoded by the exons ATGCCAGGTCCAAAAAACACCACGAATCTACTGAAGCAACTGCGAGGATTAATGCAAAATGTTTCGTACGTGAACGAATCTATCCAAGCATACATCGTACCATCATCGGACGCTCATGGCAGCGAGTATTTGGCCGAATGCGACGAACACAGGGCTTTCATCAGCGGCTTCACCGGATCCGCCGGCACTGCCATCATTACCGAGAAGGAAGCTCTATTATGGACGGACGGGAGATATTATTTGCAGGCGTCCGAACAGCTGGACGAGAATTGGACTCTGATGAAGGAGGGATTACCCACGACGCCCACTCAAG GGACGTGGTTGTCGAAGAACCTGCCGTCCGGATCTCGCGTGGCAGTGGATCCGAAAGTCTACGCTCACAGCACGTTCATCAATCTGCAAAAACAGTTGGAAACCATGGGTCAGAAACTGACTCCCGTCAATCAAAACTTGATCGATTTAATTTGGACCGATCGTCCGTGCAGACCTGCCAACCCCGTCAAACCTCTCCCTTTGAAATACACCGGCAAATCGGTTGGGGATAAGTTTGCGGCGGTGCTGAAGGAGATGAAAGAGAAGAACGCCAAATTCCTGGTGTTGAGCAAGTTGGACGAGATTGCGTGGTTTTTGAACCTGAGAGGAGCCGACATCACGTACAATCCCGTCTTCTTTTCCTACGTCATTGTCACCGACACGTCCTACATCCTGTTTATCAATCCCAATCAGTACAACGATTCGGTGGAGAAGCACCTGGTTGCCGAAAGCGGCGACATCGCTTTCCAAGTGGAGAATTACGACAAGATCGAATCGTTCTTGGCACAAGCGGTGAAAAACCTCAGCAACGGTTTCGTGTGGTTATCGGACGGCGCTCCCTACAGTCTCACCAGTCTGGTGCCCAGCAAGAATCTGCTCACCGAAATCACTCCCATTCAACTGATGAAAGCCGTCAAAAACAAGGCGGAAAGCGACGGTATGCGTAACGCACACATCAAAGATGCCGCTGCGCTGTGTTGCTATTTCGCGTGGCTCGAAGAACAAATAACCAACGGACAGTCGGTCACCGAGATTTCCGGTGCCCAACGTCTGGAACAGTTCCGGAGTCAGCAGCAGGACTTTGTGGGGCCGAGTTTCGAGACGATCAGTTCGTCGGGTGCTCACGGTGCCATCATTCATTACGCTCCCAAACCGGAAACGGACGTCGCGATAAACGCCAGTTCCGTTTATCTGTGCGATTCGGGCGGTCAATATTTGGACGGCACCACCGACGTCACCAGAACGATGCATTTGGGAACGCCTACCGACTTTGAAAAGGAAGCGTACACGCGCGTCCTCAAAGGTCAGCTTAAATTGGGCGCCGCCGTTTTCCCAACTAAAATCAAAGGGAACCATCTGGACAGTCTGGCCCGCGAATTCCTGTGGGAGGTCGGTTTGGATTATGGGCACGGAACGGGACACGGAATAGGGGCGTACCTGAACGTGCACGAAGGTCCGATGGGCATTTCGTGGCGTCACATTCAAGACGATCCCGGTTTGGAATGCGGCATGTTCCTGTCCAACGAACCGGGCTTTTACCAGGACGGACAGTTTGGAGTGCGCATCGAAGACATTGTGGAAATCGTGCCCGCAAAAACGACGCACAATTTCAACGACCGCGGCTATTTGACGTTCGACACGATCACGCTGGTGCCGAAACAGACCAAGATGATCAAGACGGAGATGCTGACGGACAAGGAGATCAAACAGCTGAATGACTACCATCAGAAGTGCAGAGACGTTGTCGGACCCTTGTTGGAGCAACAGGGACAAGTGAGCGCCAAAAAGTGGCTCTGGAAAGAGACCGAACCTATTTCCAAATGA